A genome region from Candidatus Methylacidiphilales bacterium includes the following:
- a CDS encoding carbohydrate porin, with product MINDHNWELGGGLVYTGLIPGRDADAAAIGVLNTNHSGSFQTANTDSNGQFHDGNEFVVEVCYVCQATPWWKVQPDIQYIVNPSGGIPRDQDGRFAGDALVVGIRSTLLF from the coding sequence GTGATCAACGACCACAATTGGGAACTGGGCGGGGGTCTGGTCTATACCGGGTTAATCCCCGGGCGTGACGCCGACGCGGCCGCAATCGGCGTGCTCAACACCAACCATTCCGGAAGCTTCCAAACAGCAAACACCGACAGCAACGGGCAATTCCACGACGGCAACGAATTCGTGGTCGAGGTCTGTTATGTGTGCCAAGCGACACCCTGGTGGAAGGTCCAGCCCGACATCCAATACATTGTCAACCCATCGGGCGGGATACCCCGGGATCAAGATGGCCGTTTTGCCGGCGACGCGCTGGTGGTCGGTATCCGCAGCACGCTCCTTTTTTGA
- a CDS encoding LemA family protein, with protein sequence MEIVPLLILLVLFVLLPLGYIIGQFNGLVSLRNHIRESWSNVDTELKRRHELIPNLVEVARGYAAHEAALFARVAELRTRALGAEGIADRSAREGELARGLGGLLALAENYPTLKADAHFLRLQEELVRTEDRIQAARRFYNGNVREYQNKCDAFPSNLVARAFAFRPAGYFEVDPAIRQVPGVAFD encoded by the coding sequence ATGGAAATCGTACCCCTCCTGATCCTGCTCGTTCTCTTCGTTCTCCTGCCTTTGGGTTACATCATCGGGCAGTTCAACGGGCTGGTATCGCTCCGCAACCACATCCGCGAATCCTGGAGCAACGTGGACACCGAACTGAAACGACGGCACGAACTCATCCCCAATCTGGTGGAAGTCGCCCGGGGTTACGCCGCCCACGAAGCCGCCCTATTCGCCCGCGTTGCGGAACTGCGCACCCGGGCCCTGGGGGCGGAGGGAATCGCCGATCGTTCCGCCCGCGAGGGTGAACTGGCCCGGGGTCTGGGAGGTCTGTTGGCCCTGGCGGAAAACTATCCCACCCTGAAGGCCGACGCCCATTTTCTCCGCCTCCAGGAAGAGCTGGTCCGGACCGAGGACCGCATCCAGGCCGCCCGCCGGTTCTACAATGGCAACGTCCGGGAATACCAGAACAAGTGCGACGCCTTCCCCAGCAACCTCGTGGCCCGGGCATTCGCTTTCCGGCCGGCGGGTTACTTCGAGGTCGATCCCGCCATCCGCCAGGTTCCGGGAGTGGCCTTTGACTGA
- a CDS encoding Gfo/Idh/MocA family oxidoreductase: MNPRGIDRPLRWGILSTGRIARTFASQLPQGNGTLVAVASRSIREARAFATTVPGATPHGSYQELLDNPSVEAVYIATPHPFHVEWATRAAAAGKHILCEKPMGMSASQVELAITAARIHGVFLMEAFMYRCHPVTAFLIEWVRAERLGRLQHIAACFSFDAPVPPEHRLVALALGGGGILDIGCYPISLIRLLAGASANKPFAEPLTFKGTARLLPTGADGAASALLTFADGLTAEAHCGVALQRGAWVELTGTRGRLRIDQPWLSRWLGRNALVWHQPHGRFWSVPHPVFSARPVYALQAAEVARCVRSGLKQSPKISWDDSLGNARVLDAWLAEAGVHHPNPA; this comes from the coding sequence GTGAATCCCCGGGGAATCGACCGCCCGTTGCGCTGGGGCATTCTTTCCACCGGTCGCATCGCCCGCACCTTCGCCTCCCAACTCCCCCAGGGCAACGGCACCCTTGTCGCGGTGGCCAGCCGCTCCATCAGAGAGGCCCGGGCCTTTGCCACCACAGTCCCCGGAGCCACCCCCCACGGCAGTTACCAGGAACTCCTGGACAATCCTTCGGTTGAAGCCGTCTATATTGCCACACCGCACCCGTTCCACGTCGAATGGGCCACGCGCGCCGCTGCCGCGGGCAAGCACATCCTCTGCGAAAAGCCCATGGGCATGAGCGCATCCCAGGTGGAGCTCGCCATCACGGCCGCTCGGATTCATGGGGTCTTCCTGATGGAAGCGTTCATGTATCGCTGCCATCCAGTGACGGCTTTCCTGATCGAGTGGGTCCGCGCGGAACGTCTCGGCCGCCTGCAACACATCGCCGCCTGCTTCAGCTTCGATGCCCCGGTTCCGCCGGAACATCGCCTGGTCGCCCTGGCGCTGGGGGGAGGCGGCATTCTCGATATCGGTTGTTACCCCATTTCCCTGATCCGCCTGCTCGCCGGCGCGTCAGCCAACAAACCCTTCGCGGAACCGCTCACTTTCAAGGGCACGGCACGCCTCCTGCCCACGGGGGCGGATGGGGCCGCCTCCGCCCTCCTGACCTTTGCCGACGGGTTGACCGCCGAAGCCCACTGTGGCGTGGCCCTCCAACGGGGAGCATGGGTCGAGCTCACCGGCACCCGCGGTCGATTGAGGATCGACCAACCATGGCTTTCCAGATGGCTCGGACGCAACGCCCTCGTCTGGCACCAACCTCATGGACGATTCTGGAGTGTTCCACACCCGGTATTTTCCGCCCGTCCGGTCTATGCGCTCCAGGCGGCGGAAGTGGCCCGTTGCGTTCGCTCAGGCCTCAAGCAATCCCCAAAAATCAGCTGGGACGACAGTCTGGGCAATGCACGGGTCTTGGATGCCTGGCTCGCCGAGGCCGGAGTCCATCACCCCAACCCAGCTTAG
- a CDS encoding GspE/PulE family protein, whose protein sequence is MPSGALAQVDEVEQILPECELAGFSATPELRALIPASIALGFQVLPVHADEQEVWIATADPLNLAARQLVPLHLDRPIRWVQAPAPKLHEALRNTFGVGADTFEAIMEGRDPEEALEDMRQETTDLDEEDSEASVIKFVNQILQEALRQHATDVHVEPLEDDLRIRYRIDGVLSETPVPSNIQMLKASVIARLKIMANLDIAEKRLPQDGRINLEYEGEAIDVRVATIPTVHGETVSLRLLGQEKFDFIRLRLEPAQEKIVRDLIKLPNGIILVTGPTGSGKSTTLYTLLSMLNTLERRIVTVEDPVEHKLSGVMQIAIKPEIDLTFAKGLRSILRADPNVIMVGEMRDFETAEIAIRAALTGHLVFSTLHTNDAIGGITRLIDMGVEPFLVASSVRAFIAQRLVRTLCPHCRQKTDHAPEYLRDIRYPFPSEAVYKAVGCERCRLTGYDGRLALYEVVPVTPHLHDAICRRATTGELRRIAIEEKMVPLVHYGWAKVRQGTTTIEEVMRVTTADLEVLDE, encoded by the coding sequence ATGCCCTCCGGTGCCCTTGCCCAGGTAGACGAGGTGGAGCAGATCCTGCCGGAATGTGAACTCGCGGGCTTTTCCGCCACGCCCGAATTGCGCGCCCTGATCCCCGCTTCGATCGCCCTCGGCTTCCAGGTTCTTCCCGTCCATGCCGACGAGCAGGAAGTCTGGATCGCCACCGCCGACCCGCTCAACCTGGCCGCCCGCCAATTGGTTCCCCTTCACCTCGACCGTCCGATTCGGTGGGTCCAAGCCCCCGCCCCCAAGCTGCACGAGGCCCTGCGCAACACCTTCGGCGTCGGGGCCGACACCTTCGAGGCCATCATGGAGGGCCGCGACCCCGAGGAGGCGCTGGAGGACATGCGCCAGGAGACCACCGACCTCGACGAGGAGGACAGCGAGGCCTCGGTGATCAAATTCGTCAACCAGATCCTCCAGGAAGCCCTGCGCCAGCATGCCACCGACGTCCACGTCGAACCGCTGGAGGACGACCTGCGTATCCGCTACCGGATTGATGGAGTCCTGTCCGAAACCCCGGTCCCGTCCAACATCCAGATGCTCAAGGCCTCGGTCATCGCACGCCTCAAGATCATGGCCAACCTCGACATCGCCGAGAAGCGCCTCCCGCAGGACGGCCGCATCAACCTGGAATACGAGGGCGAGGCAATCGACGTCCGCGTGGCCACCATCCCCACCGTCCACGGGGAAACCGTCAGCCTCCGCCTTCTGGGGCAGGAAAAATTCGATTTCATCCGGCTGCGCCTCGAGCCCGCACAGGAAAAAATCGTCCGCGATCTGATCAAATTGCCCAACGGCATCATCCTCGTCACCGGTCCGACCGGGAGCGGAAAGTCGACCACGCTTTACACCCTGCTCTCCATGCTCAACACCCTCGAGCGGCGCATTGTCACCGTCGAGGACCCGGTCGAGCACAAGCTTTCAGGCGTGATGCAGATCGCCATCAAACCGGAAATCGACCTGACCTTTGCCAAAGGCCTGCGCAGCATCCTCCGCGCGGATCCGAATGTCATCATGGTCGGGGAAATGCGCGATTTCGAAACGGCCGAAATCGCCATCCGCGCGGCCCTGACCGGACACCTGGTCTTCAGCACCCTCCACACCAACGACGCCATCGGCGGGATCACCCGCCTCATCGACATGGGGGTGGAGCCGTTCCTGGTCGCCTCCTCGGTCCGGGCTTTTATCGCCCAAAGACTGGTCAGGACACTATGCCCGCACTGCCGCCAGAAAACCGACCACGCGCCGGAATACCTGCGCGATATCCGGTATCCCTTCCCCTCCGAGGCCGTTTACAAGGCGGTCGGGTGCGAGCGCTGCCGCCTGACCGGTTATGACGGCCGGCTGGCCCTCTATGAAGTCGTTCCCGTGACCCCGCACCTGCACGACGCCATCTGCCGCCGCGCCACCACCGGCGAACTGCGCAGGATCGCCATCGAGGAAAAAATGGTCCCCTTGGTCCACTACGGATGGGCCAAGGTCCGCCAGGGCACGACCACCATCGAAGAAGTGATGCGCGTCACCACCGCCGACCTCGAAGTTCTGGATGAGTGA
- a CDS encoding acyl-CoA carboxylase subunit beta, producing MPIQPALLDELKKNRAKIRAAGGEDKIAARHAKGVLSARERVEQFVAHGSFQEMGTHGDNSCQDFGLKGKSMPGDGVITGIGQVDGRPVALISQDFTVGGGSLGKIHARKITDLMKHALHCGMPVVAINDSGGARIQEGDEALSGYGSVFFHNVLLSGVVPQISIVAGPCAGGAAYSPALMDFIIMVKGSSNMFICGPDVIKAVTGQKCTMDDIGSPMAHASVSGNIHFLAENDQHALALTARLISFLPSNNLLDPPHRPTPSINLVPDEDMNALVPDDAKTPLDALKVIARLVDGGEFLEVHQEWAKNIVIGFGRIEGIVVGIVSNQPTVKAGTLDIDSSDKAARFIRFCNVFNIPIVTLVDVPGFMPGVQQERGGIIRHGAKMLFAYAAATVPKITIIMRKAYGGAYLAMCCKDMGADFVYAWPTAEIAVMGAEGAVTILHKKKIAEAEDPKALQAKLVQEYRDKFCSPYNAAAKAMITDVIAPSETRATVALALRNSLTKRETRPPKKHGTIPL from the coding sequence ATGCCCATCCAACCCGCACTGCTTGATGAACTGAAAAAAAACCGCGCGAAAATCCGCGCCGCCGGGGGCGAGGACAAAATCGCCGCCCGTCATGCCAAGGGAGTCCTTTCCGCCCGCGAACGCGTGGAACAATTCGTCGCCCACGGCTCCTTCCAGGAAATGGGCACGCACGGCGACAATTCCTGCCAAGACTTCGGCCTCAAGGGCAAATCCATGCCCGGCGACGGCGTCATCACCGGCATCGGCCAGGTCGACGGACGACCTGTGGCCCTGATCTCGCAGGACTTCACCGTCGGCGGGGGCTCGCTCGGAAAGATCCATGCCCGCAAGATCACCGACCTGATGAAACATGCCCTGCACTGCGGCATGCCCGTGGTGGCCATCAATGACTCCGGCGGAGCCCGCATTCAGGAGGGCGACGAGGCCCTGTCCGGCTACGGCAGCGTCTTCTTCCACAACGTCCTCCTCTCCGGCGTGGTGCCCCAGATCTCCATCGTGGCCGGCCCCTGCGCCGGAGGCGCGGCCTACTCCCCCGCCCTGATGGACTTCATCATCATGGTCAAGGGCAGCTCGAACATGTTCATCTGCGGACCCGATGTCATCAAGGCGGTCACCGGCCAGAAGTGCACCATGGACGACATCGGCAGCCCGATGGCCCACGCCTCGGTCAGCGGCAACATCCACTTCCTGGCTGAAAACGACCAGCACGCCCTCGCCCTCACCGCCCGCCTCATCTCCTTCCTCCCCTCCAACAACCTGCTCGATCCACCCCACCGCCCGACCCCCTCGATCAACCTCGTCCCGGATGAAGACATGAACGCCCTCGTCCCGGACGACGCCAAGACCCCGCTCGACGCCCTCAAGGTCATCGCCCGTCTGGTCGATGGCGGCGAATTCCTCGAAGTGCACCAGGAGTGGGCAAAGAACATCGTCATCGGCTTCGGACGGATCGAGGGGATCGTCGTCGGCATCGTTTCCAACCAACCCACGGTCAAGGCCGGCACACTCGACATCGACAGCTCGGACAAGGCGGCCCGTTTCATCCGCTTCTGCAATGTCTTCAACATCCCCATCGTCACCTTGGTGGATGTCCCCGGCTTCATGCCCGGGGTGCAACAGGAACGCGGCGGCATCATCCGCCACGGCGCCAAAATGCTCTTCGCCTACGCCGCCGCCACGGTGCCGAAAATCACCATCATCATGCGCAAGGCCTACGGCGGCGCCTACCTCGCCATGTGCTGCAAGGACATGGGGGCGGACTTCGTCTACGCCTGGCCCACCGCCGAGATCGCCGTCATGGGCGCCGAGGGGGCGGTCACCATCCTGCACAAGAAAAAGATCGCCGAGGCCGAGGACCCCAAGGCCCTCCAGGCCAAATTGGTCCAGGAATACCGCGACAAGTTCTGCTCCCCCTACAACGCCGCCGCCAAGGCCATGATCACCGATGTCATCGCCCCTTCGGAAACCCGCGCCACCGTGGCCCTGGCCCTGCGCAATTCCCTCACCAAACGCGAAACCCGTCCCCCGAAGAAACACGGCACCATCCCGCTCTAA
- the gspG gene encoding type II secretion system major pseudopilin GspG: MKKRKSSQAGFTLFEIMIVVGIIVVLAGGVIFKIKGTTEVAKKIQVDNDLNAITTQLRTYELFSLSLPTTEQGLEALVNKPSSPPVPRRWEQLMATLPTDPWNSPYVYRNPGTHNPGSFDLFSLGPDKKESDDDIGNWGTK; encoded by the coding sequence ATGAAAAAACGCAAATCCTCCCAAGCAGGTTTCACCCTGTTTGAAATCATGATCGTCGTCGGCATCATCGTCGTGCTGGCCGGCGGGGTCATCTTCAAGATCAAGGGCACCACCGAAGTGGCCAAGAAGATCCAGGTCGACAACGACCTCAACGCCATCACCACCCAGCTGCGCACGTATGAACTGTTCTCCCTCTCCCTGCCCACCACCGAACAGGGATTGGAAGCGTTGGTCAACAAGCCCTCCAGCCCGCCGGTGCCGCGCCGTTGGGAGCAACTCATGGCCACCCTCCCGACCGATCCCTGGAATTCCCCCTACGTCTACCGCAACCCGGGCACGCACAATCCCGGCAGCTTCGACCTCTTTTCCCTCGGGCCCGACAAAAAGGAAAGCGACGACGATATCGGCAACTGGGGCACCAAGTGA
- a CDS encoding carbohydrate porin, with product MKKSSYPGLIDLGVELDTEKAGAWNGGLFHVNAHYTYGRGTPDDSGSFIDSSSINAYDTLRLYEAWYQHTTWDGRLSVRLGQVALDEEFATSDLAATLLVNNFGYSGIVSAFDGHSQFAVAGLAARILLEPRVRAAPGAYLMGAVGEGNPDGAVDQNGGPLNTTGVRYDFQFGLVAALEAGYRLDPDHGWNGLPGVYKAGCYVHAAEGRPTPSQAFFGSEVVENQVVYLRADQWVWTESKEPSQGLALFA from the coding sequence GTGAAGAAAAGCTCCTACCCTGGGCTCATCGATTTGGGCGTCGAGCTGGACACGGAAAAAGCAGGGGCATGGAACGGAGGACTATTCCATGTCAATGCCCACTACACGTATGGCCGCGGCACACCGGACGACAGTGGCAGTTTCATCGACTCCAGCAGCATCAATGCTTACGACACGCTCCGGCTCTACGAAGCTTGGTATCAGCACACCACCTGGGATGGCAGATTGTCGGTGCGTCTGGGGCAGGTTGCCCTGGATGAGGAGTTTGCCACCTCCGACCTCGCCGCCACCCTATTGGTGAACAACTTCGGCTACTCCGGTATCGTTTCGGCATTCGATGGCCACAGCCAGTTTGCCGTGGCCGGCCTGGCGGCTCGAATCCTTCTTGAACCCCGCGTTCGTGCGGCTCCGGGGGCCTATCTCATGGGAGCGGTTGGAGAAGGAAATCCTGACGGGGCGGTGGACCAAAACGGAGGACCGCTCAACACCACGGGTGTGCGTTATGATTTCCAGTTCGGCTTGGTCGCAGCCCTGGAAGCAGGCTACCGACTCGACCCGGATCATGGCTGGAATGGTCTCCCGGGGGTGTACAAGGCGGGCTGTTATGTCCATGCCGCTGAGGGGCGTCCAACGCCCAGCCAGGCCTTCTTCGGCAGCGAGGTGGTGGAAAACCAGGTGGTCTACCTTCGCGCCGACCAATGGGTCTGGACGGAAAGCAAGGAACCCTCACAGGGTCTGGCCCTCTTCGCTTAA
- the mce gene encoding methylmalonyl-CoA epimerase encodes MIKHIDHLGIAVKSLDESIPYYENALGLKCEKREEVVSQKVKTAFFNCGEVHLELLEPTSPDSPIAKFLEKNPHGGIHHVAFATDGIEAQLAQAKAAGCQVIHEVPFEGAAGKLVAFLHPKSTQGVLTEFCMPKPAST; translated from the coding sequence ATGATTAAACACATCGACCACCTCGGTATCGCCGTCAAATCCCTCGACGAATCCATTCCCTACTACGAAAACGCCCTGGGGCTGAAATGTGAGAAGCGCGAGGAAGTTGTCTCACAAAAGGTCAAGACCGCCTTTTTCAATTGCGGCGAAGTCCACCTCGAACTCTTGGAACCCACTTCCCCGGACAGCCCGATTGCCAAATTCCTGGAAAAAAATCCCCATGGCGGCATCCACCATGTGGCCTTCGCCACAGATGGCATCGAAGCCCAACTGGCCCAGGCCAAAGCCGCCGGCTGCCAGGTCATCCATGAAGTCCCCTTCGAAGGGGCCGCCGGGAAACTGGTCGCCTTCCTCCACCCCAAGTCCACCCAGGGTGTCCTGACCGAGTTCTGCATGCCCAAGCCCGCCTCCACTTAA
- a CDS encoding biotin/lipoyl-containing protein, giving the protein MIKKLRVTIEGKAYEVDVEVLDTGHPAVVPVSAPAPAPVARTSPPSPATPAAPAASSPTAPAGPGSILSPLAGRVVAVGVQVGQEVKEGDQLLTLEAMKMNTFVNANRSGKVTALHVAVGDAVEEGQAMLQIE; this is encoded by the coding sequence ATGATCAAAAAACTCCGAGTCACCATTGAAGGCAAGGCCTACGAAGTCGACGTCGAGGTCCTCGACACCGGCCACCCTGCCGTCGTTCCCGTCAGCGCACCTGCGCCTGCTCCTGTTGCCAGGACGAGCCCACCCAGCCCCGCCACTCCCGCGGCCCCGGCCGCTTCCTCACCAACCGCTCCCGCTGGTCCCGGCAGTATCCTCAGCCCGCTCGCCGGACGCGTGGTCGCGGTCGGCGTCCAGGTCGGCCAGGAAGTCAAAGAAGGCGACCAACTCCTCACCCTCGAAGCCATGAAAATGAACACCTTCGTCAACGCCAACCGTTCCGGAAAGGTCACCGCCCTCCACGTGGCCGTCGGTGACGCCGTCGAAGAAGGCCAGGCCATGCTGCAGATCGAATAA
- a CDS encoding DUF2721 domain-containing protein produces MNPTDGFTHLTHILQASIAPVILVSGIGLLLLSLTNRLGRLIDRSRQLAREMPSAKGSQRTQIDAQISVIFQRARYLKFATLMSGLGILLLAVLIIGLFLCSLLALDGSAVIVVLFVSILLCLICSMSAFLLEVNLSLEALKVELGERRLAGSKDHPDP; encoded by the coding sequence ATGAATCCGACCGACGGCTTCACCCACCTCACCCACATCCTGCAGGCTTCGATCGCACCCGTCATCCTTGTTTCCGGCATCGGTTTGCTCCTGCTCAGCCTGACCAACCGCCTGGGACGCCTGATCGACCGCTCACGCCAACTCGCAAGGGAGATGCCTTCCGCCAAGGGAAGCCAACGGACCCAGATCGACGCCCAGATCTCCGTCATCTTCCAACGCGCACGCTACCTCAAATTCGCCACTCTCATGTCCGGCCTCGGCATCCTGCTCCTCGCGGTCCTCATCATCGGACTCTTCCTCTGTTCCCTGCTTGCCCTCGACGGCAGCGCGGTCATCGTGGTGCTCTTCGTCAGCATCCTCCTCTGCCTCATCTGCTCCATGTCCGCTTTCCTCCTCGAAGTCAACCTGAGCCTCGAAGCCCTCAAGGTCGAATTGGGCGAGCGCCGCTTGGCCGGAAGCAAGGACCACCCAGATCCATGA
- a CDS encoding type II secretion system F family protein, protein MPSFTYTAVASGGKRVQGTLEAPSRQAALQQLDGKSLQPVSLKAVENSVSMAAGGSVKLSQAQVILFSEDVADLLDAGLQLEAALKVVEERPGAGNLQIVAARARRLVREGTPFATALRQASPSFGELYCSMIAAGEASGVMGDMMRRQINYLRVMQELRSQMQQALIYPAFICGAGGVVLILFMTVLLPQLESLFAQTKGHLPLLTQWLILAARFVTAWWPVLLGIGTAIGFAWRQWVRTPRGRAWWDERQLSLPVFGSLLMVRFYAQFAHTLGSLAANGIPLLQGMKLTAQATQNVFLRAKMDRMGDAVGDGGSLSRAMKVAGIFPQLFTDMVGVGERTGDLPRALERAAQRYDKEMQSGLTRMMGLIQPTVILVIALGVGLVAYSVVNTIMEAVSSLKVQR, encoded by the coding sequence GTGCCCTCTTTCACCTACACCGCCGTGGCCTCCGGGGGCAAACGCGTCCAGGGCACCCTGGAAGCCCCCAGCCGGCAAGCCGCGCTCCAGCAACTGGATGGAAAGAGCCTGCAGCCCGTCTCTCTCAAGGCGGTAGAGAATTCGGTTTCCATGGCGGCGGGCGGCTCGGTCAAGCTCAGCCAGGCACAGGTGATCCTTTTTTCCGAGGATGTGGCCGATCTGCTGGATGCCGGCCTGCAGTTGGAAGCAGCGCTGAAGGTGGTCGAGGAACGACCGGGGGCCGGCAATCTCCAGATCGTGGCCGCGCGCGCGCGACGGCTGGTGCGCGAGGGCACACCCTTCGCCACCGCCCTCCGCCAGGCCTCTCCCAGCTTCGGCGAACTCTACTGCAGCATGATCGCCGCGGGTGAGGCCAGCGGGGTGATGGGGGACATGATGCGACGCCAGATCAACTACCTCCGGGTCATGCAGGAACTGCGCAGCCAGATGCAACAGGCCCTGATTTATCCCGCCTTCATCTGCGGCGCCGGCGGGGTGGTGTTGATCCTGTTCATGACCGTGCTTCTGCCCCAGTTGGAATCGCTCTTTGCCCAGACCAAGGGCCACCTGCCGCTCCTGACCCAATGGCTCATCCTCGCCGCCCGTTTTGTCACCGCTTGGTGGCCGGTCCTGCTGGGGATCGGGACGGCCATCGGATTCGCCTGGCGCCAATGGGTCCGCACCCCCCGCGGACGGGCCTGGTGGGATGAACGCCAATTGAGCCTGCCTGTCTTCGGCTCGTTGCTCATGGTGCGCTTTTACGCCCAGTTCGCCCACACCCTCGGCAGTCTGGCCGCCAACGGCATCCCCCTCTTGCAGGGCATGAAGCTGACCGCCCAGGCCACCCAGAATGTTTTTCTTCGCGCCAAAATGGACCGCATGGGCGACGCCGTCGGCGACGGCGGGTCGCTTTCCCGGGCCATGAAGGTGGCCGGGATCTTCCCCCAGCTTTTCACCGACATGGTGGGCGTGGGGGAGCGCACCGGGGATCTGCCGCGGGCCCTGGAACGCGCGGCCCAGCGCTACGACAAGGAGATGCAGTCCGGCCTGACCCGCATGATGGGCCTGATCCAACCCACGGTGATTTTGGTGATTGCCCTCGGGGTCGGTTTGGTGGCGTACTCAGTGGTGAACACCATCATGGAAGCGGTCAGCTCGCTCAAGGTCCAACGATGA
- a CDS encoding acetyl-CoA hydrolase/transferase family protein → MPLPRLTAEQAASLIQHGDTIGFSGFTPAGAAKAIPKALAIRAKNEHAAGRPLQIGVVTGASTGDSLDGELARAEAIAWRTPYQSNKHLREAINSGKTRFFDMHLSTLPQNVRYGFLGKFQWAIIEACDVTEDGRIYPTTSVGASPTFCRVADKILIEVNRAHPAALRGLHDIYEPKDPPYRDPIPLTNCSNRIGRPYIKVDPSKIAGLIETNLPDEVGGFDPADETTNQIGRNVAGFLAAEIRAGRIPPDFLPLQSGVGNIANAVLAAIGQHPDIPPFEMFSEVIQDSVIALIKSGKCLFATGTSLTVSPPVLQEIYANLDFYRPRLCLRPQEITNHPELVRRLGIITVNTALEVDLSGNVNSTHVMGSNMMNGIGGSGDFTRNGYISIFTCPSLAKGGKISPIVPLVSHMDHSEHSVQVIVTEQGVADLRGKNPHERASLIVDCCAHPDFREELHGYFDRVKNGHTPATLGGAFAMHQQFLDTGNMRGVDWSRFFKS, encoded by the coding sequence ATGCCCCTCCCCCGCCTCACCGCCGAACAGGCCGCCTCCCTCATCCAACACGGTGACACCATCGGATTTTCCGGCTTTACCCCCGCCGGTGCCGCCAAGGCCATTCCGAAAGCCCTTGCCATCCGCGCCAAAAACGAACATGCAGCAGGACGCCCCCTGCAAATTGGGGTGGTGACCGGCGCCTCCACCGGGGATTCCCTCGACGGCGAACTCGCCCGGGCCGAGGCCATCGCCTGGCGCACGCCCTATCAATCGAACAAGCACCTGCGCGAGGCCATCAACTCCGGCAAGACCCGCTTCTTCGACATGCACCTCTCCACCCTTCCCCAGAACGTGCGCTACGGATTCCTGGGCAAATTCCAGTGGGCCATCATCGAGGCCTGTGACGTGACCGAGGACGGGCGCATCTACCCCACGACCTCCGTGGGCGCCTCCCCCACATTTTGCCGTGTGGCCGACAAGATCCTGATTGAAGTCAACCGGGCCCATCCCGCCGCCCTGCGCGGACTGCACGACATTTACGAACCCAAGGACCCGCCCTACCGCGATCCCATCCCCCTCACCAATTGTTCCAACCGGATCGGACGCCCCTACATCAAGGTCGATCCCTCCAAAATTGCCGGTCTCATCGAGACCAATCTGCCCGACGAAGTGGGCGGCTTCGACCCGGCGGATGAAACCACCAACCAGATCGGACGCAACGTGGCCGGGTTCCTGGCCGCCGAGATCCGGGCCGGTCGCATCCCCCCGGACTTCCTCCCCTTGCAATCCGGCGTGGGCAACATCGCCAATGCCGTCCTGGCCGCCATCGGCCAGCACCCCGACATCCCGCCCTTTGAAATGTTTTCCGAAGTCATCCAGGATTCGGTCATCGCCCTGATCAAATCGGGCAAGTGCCTCTTCGCCACCGGCACCTCCTTGACCGTCAGTCCGCCAGTTCTCCAGGAAATCTACGCCAATCTGGATTTCTACCGCCCGCGCCTCTGCCTGCGCCCGCAGGAAATCACCAACCATCCCGAACTGGTCCGCCGCCTGGGGATCATCACCGTCAACACCGCCCTCGAGGTCGACCTCTCCGGCAACGTCAATTCCACCCACGTCATGGGCTCCAACATGATGAACGGAATCGGCGGTTCCGGCGACTTCACCCGCAACGGCTACATCTCCATCTTCACCTGTCCTTCCCTGGCCAAGGGCGGGAAAATCAGCCCGATCGTGCCCCTGGTCAGCCACATGGATCACAGCGAACACTCGGTGCAGGTCATCGTCACCGAACAGGGCGTGGCCGATCTGCGCGGGAAGAATCCGCACGAGCGTGCCTCACTCATCGTCGACTGCTGCGCCCACCCCGATTTCCGGGAAGAATTGCACGGCTACTTCGACCGGGTGAAAAACGGCCACACCCCGGCCACACTCGGCGGGGCCTTCGCCATGCATCAGCAGTTCCTCGACACCGGCAACATGCGCGGCGTCGATTGGTCACGATTCTTCAAGTCTTAA